AAACTCCTTTAAAGAACAACAAATCTCTAAAGATTATTATTTCCGAAGAGCAAGATAAGCCGGCCGTTTATCATATAGACCATCATCTGTTTTTATACTTTGATGAGAAAAATCAACCGGACAAGGAAGCTACTGAAGCGTTTTTTGAAAAATATAATCTGAATTGTGAAAATTGTTCCAATGAGCAGAATCCTCAGGTTTTAAGACTAAATCAGAAAGAGAAAAATATAATTAAAACCGTAAATGCTATAAATTTTATCAATATGAAGTATGCCGGTAGTGGCATCAAAGCTTATCCCAATCGGATAGATTTATTCAGTCCCGATATGTTTAATGATTTTTATCTGAGAAACTCCTGGTATGTTATAAATAACGGACAAAGGATTTTCTGTTATGAAGATACTTATTTGGGAGATATTGACTTAGGGATCTCACAGCTTTGGGAAAATAATATAACCGGTGAAGGGGTAAAGATTGGAGTAATAGATTTTGATGGTTTTGAGTTTGCTCATCCGGATATGTCAGAACGTTTTTTAGAAGGTTGGGATGGTGTTCAAAATGCTCCATATAATGAACATTCATTTACGCACAATACCAGCGCGCATGGAATGGCTGTTTCAGGAATTATTGCTGCAAATGCAAATAATAATGAAGGCTCGGCAGGTATAGCTCATCAGGCTAAAATAATCCCGCTATTAGTTGACGGTTCTGAAATTTCATTATTGAGAGTGTTAGATAAGGTAGGCCCGGATCACTTTAATCTTGATATTCTGAACATGAGCTTTTCCTACCACTCTTCGAGTGAATTGGTAGAAATTGCTATAAAAAATTTATATGCTAACGGTAGAGTTTTAAATGGACAGCCTTTAGGCACAGTAATGGTTTCTTCATATGGTAATCTTGCAACTCCCGACTCTGTAAATTTGCCATTTCCTGCTTCCATGAGTGAAATTATTAGCGTAGGAGCCTCTGCTCCGGACGATCGCTTGAAGCAGGTCAATGACAGTTGGGATTTGCCTAACTTTTCATGGGGAAGTAATTACGGAAATTATATGGATGTCATAGCGCCGGGTGTATGTGTATTTACAACAGATTTTTCAGGTAATAACGGATATTTGACAGGTCATGATTATGTAGCTTTTCATATGACTTCTGCGGCAGCTCCCGTTGTAAGTGCAATTGCAGCTTTAGTTTTACAGGCAAACCCGAATTTTACTGCGACAGATATAAAAGACCGAATTTTAAGTACAGCAGATAAAGTTCACTCGGAAGATTATGATTATTTTCAAAATTCGGATAAACCGGGACATAGCCTCGAAGCCGGCTTTGGAAGGGTAAATGCATTCAAGGCTGTTTATGGTGAGACGACCGGATTGACAACTTCCGTAAGTCATTCATCAGGAATTAAAATATTAAACGACCTCTCAGGATATTTGGCTATTCAATTTTCAGAGCCGCAAAGTGCATCAAAATTTACGGCAGAAATAATTGATTTTTCCGGTAGGGTTTTATATAAGACCGACTTCAATGTTACAGACTCAGATTATCACGAATTATTTTTTAATCAGTTCTCAACAGGAATTTATATTTTGAGAGTCAGTGACAACAATTTTCGCTTTGTGCAAAACGAAAAAGTATTTCTAAAAAATTAAACTTTTTCTATTCTCTAATGAAATCTTCAAGCTTTGAACCAAAATGATCTCTAAAGCTTTCCCTATCTAAATCACTTCCACCTTCAGTCATCTGGAAAGAATTGTAAATTTTCATTCTCCAACGCGGGTCATAAGTCTCACCTCTGGCTGTAGAGTGAATCAACTCATAATTATTGGAAACCAAATCGGGATTGTAAAAAATGAATCGAACATTAGTCTGCCCGTCATCCATAGCATAATAATTCCAGACTTCATAAGGCATAGCACCGGGTTCTCTCGGAGCTCTTTGCATATTCGAAGGCACACCATAGCGCAGATAAACCCTACCGCGGTCAGTTTCAAAACCGTATTCAATATTTGTGCCGTAGCTGTTATTCACCTTTTGCACTTCTTCCATATAGCTTTTAAAAGCTTGTTCCGGATCTGATGCATCTCTTTCTCTCCAAAAGTTATAAAGTACCAATTGCATCCTTTCCAGGCCGGGCTCGCGAATAAGGTTTCTCATTTGATTATCTTCACCTATCTCTGCAATTGGAAGCATGGCTCTCAATAAATACGCCATCTCTTCTTTATTATACTTACCCACAAAAGTATTTCCTAAGTCAGATGAACTGCTTGCCAGCAATCTTTCCTGACTCATATCCGGATTACTCCGCTGAAAGAAGGTTTTTTGACTTTCTATAACCTCATTATTTCTATCTCTGGCTTCTACCAGTAAATTGTAATTCCCTGATGGCAGATTACTTATGTTAAAAGCACCTAACAAACCATGGAAAGGC
This Chitinophagaceae bacterium DNA region includes the following protein-coding sequences:
- a CDS encoding GWxTD domain-containing protein, coding for MKKLIYSLSILFFLIGGSFHAHASQIWVQNNTFLYPGVGSYVETNIQIPGRMLTYVENENGNYQGSLEITMLFKKDSLIVNYDRYILHSPEYEKEDTKRRSLLDKKKFMLDKGEYTFKVQINDVNNREAVQLEWSEPLVVDYADKEAFYISDLTFLEAFEQRGELADSDDPFIKNGVFMQPQIVNFFPGDLNRLQFYVELYNAEKALGDDFLISYSILRQNGNLVPDMKRVRRMSSSPFHGLLGAFNISNLPSGNYNLLVEARDRNNEVIESQKTFFQRSNPDMSQERLLASSSSDLGNTFVGKYNKEEMAYLLRAMLPIAEIGEDNQMRNLIREPGLERMQLVLYNFWRERDASDPEQAFKSYMEEVQKVNNSYGTNIEYGFETDRGRVYLRYGVPSNMQRAPREPGAMPYEVWNYYAMDDGQTNVRFIFYNPDLVSNNYELIHSTARGETYDPRWRMKIYNSFQMTEGGSDLDRESFRDHFGSKLEDFIRE